Within Amycolatopsis sp. FDAARGOS 1241, the genomic segment TCTTCGGTGAACACCGGGGCGCTTTCGAAGCGGACTTGCGGGCACTTCTCGCCAATTCGAGCCCGTCCGGAAAGTTCGCTGAGCAGATGTGCGGGATCGCGGTTGATGTCTGGTACCCGTGAAATCCGCCAAGGTTGTCACACCAACGAGTGATTCCGCGGGTCGTCGCCTGGAAGTACCCGGCAATGCGGCCGCGCGGCCGCCGGGATCCCCCCTCCCGCGCCGAAAGCGCTCGTGCCGGCCGCAACCCGCTGACCACGGTGAATACGCGAAAAGAGCCTCATTTCCCTAGTCCCCCTATTGGGTCCGGGGCCGGACTCCCTATCGCCGGGACCCGGAACCCCCGGGGTGGCCCCCGATGGCCGCCGAACGGGCTAGCCCTATCTTCATTCCGAGCCAACGGCCTCGCTCCGAGATGCCGAATCATCTGTACACAGGAGACTACGAACTATGGACGCGGTGCAGAACCTGCACGAATTCGCCATGACGCTGCTGAGCGACCCGCAGGCCGCGGCCGCCTACGCCGCCAACCCGCAGGGCCTGCTCGACACGGCGGGCCTGGCCGACGTTTCGCCGGCGGATGTGCAGGACATCATGCCGCTGCTGGCCGACACGGCCCCGCTGGCCGCCGCCCCGAGCCTGCCGGTCTTCGGCAACGTGCTCGAGCACGCGGCCGCCGAGCGCGCCGACCTGCCCAACCCGACCGGCATCGTGAGCGACCTGCCGAACCTGAGCGGCGTCTTCGAGGCCGTCAGCGACGTCGCCGACGAGACCGGCCTCAACACCGCCGCCCACGAAGTGCTGGGCACCGCCTCCGGTGTCGTCGACGGTGTCGCCGGCGCGGTCAACGGTGTCCCGGTCGCGGGCCCGGTCGTGGCCGCCGGCGCGATCGACCTCGAGAACACCGTCGCCGCGGTGGGCGACCACCTGTGGGACGGCAAGCTCGTCGGTGCCGCGGTCGACGCCACCACCAACCACCTGGGCGACGCCCTCATGCCGCAGGCCGCCGTGGCCGCGGTCAACACCGTCCCGGTCGTCGGTGGCCCGGTCTCCGGCCTGGTCGAGGACGTCCGCGAGACGGGTGCCGGCCTGCTCGGCCACGTCAACGAGGCCATCGGCTCCACCCCGGTGGGCCTGCACGGCGACGAGCGCGCCGACTTCGGTGCCGCGGGCGACCTGTCCGGCACGCTGGACAACGCCGTCCACGCGGTTCCCGCCGCCGCGGCTCTGCCCGCCCTCCCGGCGGTTCCGGCTGTGCCGGCCGTGCCCGCGGTCCCGGCGCTGCCGGACGCACCGCACGCCGTCGGCTCCGTGACCCACACCCTGTCGGCCGCCGTGCCGCAGGTCCCGGTCGCGGGCGGGGCCGTGCACCACGTGCTCGACACCGTCGGCCACGCCGACACCGCGGGCATCCAGCACACCCCGATCGCCGACGTCGCGGACGCGACCCACTCGGGCTCGCTGCTGAGCGGCGTCGAGTCCCACGCGCAGGACCTGACCCACGGTCTCGACCTGCACGCCGCGGGCGACGCGCTCGGCGGGCACGACCTGCCGCTGCACTGAAGCACCTGCTGACGGAAAAGCTGGCCCGGACCACCTTGGTCCGGGCCAGTTTTTTGTTGCTGTTTTTCACGAAGCTGCGTGCGTGCGCCGGTAGTGGCGCGCGACCCGCGCGCGGTTTCCGCAGATGTTGCCGGTGCACCACTGCCGCCGCTTTGTCTCGGCGACGAACAGCATCGAGCACGCGGGGTTCGCGCACCGGCGCAGTTTCTCCAGCTGCGCGGGGGAGGACAGCAGCGCGATCGCCTCGTCCGCGATCGCGGCGAGCGCCGCGTTGCCCCCGTGCTCGGTGTGCCAGCGGGTGGTGGCCGTGAGCGTGCCGCCGGTGTCGCGGGTCAGCCGCGAGCTGCGGGGCACGGCGGAGGCGAACGCGTTGAGGTCCTCCACCGAAACGGCTTGCGGCGCCCGGTCTGCCAGGTGTGCCACGAGCAGGTCGCGGATCGCCGCGCGCAGCCGGCGTGCCGCCGCCGGGGCCGGGAGGTCCGCCTCCGGCAGCCGGGGCAGCTGCAGCCGCCACCACTTCTCGTACTGCTCCGCCGGTTCGAACAGGTCCACGGCGGGGTCCACTGCCGTCATCACCGTGTCGGCCAGGTCCAGCGCCACGAGCGGCTCGCCGCCCATCGGGAACCCCGCTGCCTGCACGTCCTCGAGGTTCGGTCCGCCGGTCATGGCCCCACGATATCCGTCACACCCCGCGGGGGTGGTCATGGTGCTGTTAGTAACCCATACTGAGGTTACTAACGAGTAGGAGGTGCCATGAGCCCGTGGTCGAGGGTCGGTGCGGCGGTGCTCGCGGTCGGCTGGGGTGCGAACCAGTTCTCGCCGCTGCTGATCGTCTACCGCGACCAGGAGCACCTCTCGCCGACGGTCGTCACGGCGATCTTCGGTGCCTACGTGGTCGGGCTGATCCCGGCGCTGCTGCTGGGCGCGCGGTTCTCCGACCGCTTCGGACGGCGGCGGATCATGCGGCCAGTGCTGGTGCTTTCGGCGGTCGCGTCGCTGATCCTGCTCCTCGGCGCGGGATCGATCTGGCTGCTGGCCCTCGGCCGGCTCGTCGCGGGTGTCGCTTCGGGCGCTGCGTTCGGGCCGGGCAGCGCGTGGATCAAGGAGCTCTCGACGGACGCGGGTCCGGGCGCCGGCGCTCGCCGGGCGGCGATCTCGCTGTCCGCCGGGTTCGGCAGCGGACCGCTGGTCGCGGGCGCGCTCGCGCAGTGGCTCCCGGCTCCGGCCGTGGTGCCGTACGTCGTGCACATCGTGGTGACGGTGGTGGTGGGGGTGCTCGCCTGGCACGTGCCGGAAACCGTGACCGGCGCCGGGAAACCCGGTGCGCGGCAACGGGCGCTGAAGCACGCGCTGACGAGCCGGGAGTTCCTGCGCCGGATCGTGCCGAGCGCGCCGCTCGTGTTCGCGGTCGCGACCACGAGCTTCGCGGTGCTGCCCGCGTTGCTGCCGGTGCCGGTCGCCCCCGTCGCGAGCAGCGGCGCCATCGCGGGGCTCACGCTGGGCAGCGGGCTGCTCGTGCAGCCGGTGGCCCGCGCGCTGGAACGGCGGCGCAGCCCGTTCGTGCTCTCGTGTGGCCTCGCCTTGACCGTGCTCGGGTTCCTGCTCGCCGCGTTGTCGACGGCGCTCGGCCAGGCGTTGCTGACGCTGCCCGCGGCCGTCGTGCTGGGCGCGGCCTACGGCATGTTGCTGGTGGGCGGGCTCAGCCGGGTCGAGGCACTCGCGGAGCCCTCCGACCTGGCCGGGGTGACGGCCGTGTTCTACTGCCTGGCCTACCTCGGTTTCGCGGCGCCGTACCTGTTCGCCGCGGTCGACGTGGTGGTGCCGGCGCCCGCCGCGTTCGTGGTGGCCGCCGCGGTGGCCGCGGTCCTGATCGCCGTGACCGCGCCCGTGCGCCGGCTGTCCGGGAGGATCTCGTGAACCAGCCTCGCACCCGCGTCACGGCCCAGCTGCGGCAATTGCGGTTCGACGCCGGCGCGCGCTCCCTCGACCTGGTGGCCACGGTCGGTCGCCGGCCGAGCGTGCACATCGAACGCCTCGAAGACGTGAGCCGGCTGGAAACCTGGGCCGAGGGTGTCGGCTTGCCGCTGCTGCCCGGTGAGGCGACCGCGGCCGCTCTCGCAGACGTGGTTCGCCTGCGGGAGGCGGTGTTCGCCGTGGTGACAGCGGTTCTCGACGACGCGCCCGTGCCCGCCGAAGCGGCGGCGCTCGTCACGGAGTACGCCGCCATCGAGCTCGCTGCACCACAGCTGGAGCTGACGCGCGACGGTCACCTCGTGCCCGGCCCGCGCCGGCGCACCGCGCGCGAACTGCTGGCCACAACGGCGCGCGACGCGATCGACCTCGTCACGGACCCGGCTCGGCGGGATCGCTTGCGCGCGTGCGATTCTCCGTTGTGCCGCATGCTCTTCCTCGACGTCCCGGGCGGCCGGCCGCGGCGGTGGTGCTCGATGCAGCGGTGCGGCAACAACAGCAAGGCGGCTGCGTTCCGGGAACGCGACCGCCGCTCGTAGCCGATCAGCCGGTCACGCCGTCACGTGCGGGTTGTGCGGTGACGGCACCACACCCGACGAGTGCAGCGCCAGGCCCTTCTGCGAGACCATCTGGGCCGGGTGGAAACGCACGCGGCGGCCGGTCGCGTCGTCCTCGCCGGCGGTACCCTGGGTGACCCACTCCAGCGTGGCCGTGCCGGTGAGCTGGAGCGCGGAGCCGGTGGTGAAGTCGACGAACAGCAGCGAAGCTTCGGGGTCGCTCGCGATGTTGCCGAGGCTGTTGAACATGTTGTTGCCGGCGTAGTCCGGCCACCACAGGTCGGCGCCGTCGACGCGGACGAAGCCGGGTTCCCCACCCTTGTGCGAGGTGTCGGCACCGCGGGTGGGGTGGGTCGTGCCGAGGAGGAACGTGTCCGCGTGGCGGATGAGTTCGCGGTGCGCGGCGGTCAGCGCGTCGGAACGCTCGACGTCGACTGTTCGCCGCCCGGGATCGATCGCCAGCCGGCGCTGCTGGATGTAGGACGGGCAGTTGCCGTACGCCTGCTCGACGTCGACCAGGAACCCGCCCTCGCCGACGGCCACGACGGTCCCGTTCACGCGCAACCGCCGCCGCGTCGCGAATTCGACGGCCAGCAGCCCGGCCGCTTGCCCCGCGGGCAGCTCGTGCAGCGGGTCACCGGCGGCGGGGCGTGTGTGCACGACGAGCGTCGTGTCGAATCCTTCGAGGAACCCGGCGCGGCCCAGCAGCGGGGCCGTCCACAGGGTCCCGTCGGCGGCCCGGGCCGTGACGGCCGCGAACTCGCGCTGCGCCAGGAAACCTCCGGCGCCCCGGCTCAGGTGTGCCGGCGCGAGCATGCCTTCGAGCCGAGCCGCTTCGTACTCGAGCCCGGCCTGGCGCTGCACGCTCAACTCGCCGGGGTGAAACCCGGCCGCGATCGCTTGCTCGGTCATCGTTCCTCCTGCCCGGCTTGCGGGACGTGGGTGCGCCGGTAGTGCCGTGCCACCCGGACGCGGTTGCCGCACACGCTCCCCGCACACCACCGCCGGCGGCGGTTCGTTGCGAGGAAGAGCATCGTGCAGTCGGGGTTCGCGCACCGGCGCAGGCGCGAGAGCCGTCCGGCGTCGCCGAACAGCTCGATCGCCTCCCGCGCCACCGCGGCGAGCGCGACGTTGCCGCCGTGCTCGGTGTGCCAGCGCGTGTGCGCGGCCAGTTCGGCCTCGGGTGACGGTGAGCCGGCTGCCGGCTCCCGCCCGAGCCGGGGACTCGTCGGCACCGAAGCCGCCACCGCGTTGACCTCTTCGACCGACGCCGGGTCCGGGCTGCGGCCGTCGAGATGGGCTTCCAGCAGCTCGCGGATCGCGGCCCGCAAGCGGAGCGTCGGGACCAAGCCCGGCGCAGGTGACGCCGGCAGGCTCGGCAGCTGCAGTCCCCACCACGCCGTGCTGCGCTCAGGCGACGTCAGCAGCTCGCCGTCGCCCGGGGTGGATTCGGCGGCGAGGGTGTCGGCGAGGTCCAGGGCGACGAGCGGCTCGCCGCCCATCGGGAAGCCCGCCCGGTGCATCTCCTCAAGGCCGACCCTATTGTTCATGTGTTGATAGTAACCATTAGTCAAATCGATGTACAACTAGAAATTTGGCACTTGTGTCGAGATATCTAACGGATTTACAGTCTCGGTACACGTTAGCAAGAAAGAAGGCGAGAGACATGGGACTGGCATGGCAGCAGGGACCGCTTTCGACCAGGTCGGTGGGCAGGTTCCTGACCCCGGAGCCGTTGCCCGAGCGGTTGCTCTTCGTGGAGCCGCTGCGCCGGCGGATGCGGGTCCGCTTCGGGGGTGAGTGGCTCGTCGACACCGAGGACGTGCTGCTACTCCACGAGCCGGGTCACTACCCGGTGGCGTTCTTCCCGAAGAGCGCCGTCGCCGACGGGGTGCTGGCAGCGAGCCGGACCACGCAGCACCGCGAACTGGGTGAGACGACCTGGTACACCGTCACCGCCGGCGACGGCCGAACCGAGCGCGCGGCGTGGGAGTACACCGGGCTGCCCGAGTACGCCGACGCGCTCGAGGGCCGCGTCGCGTTCGCGTGGCGGGCGATGGAGGCGTTCTACGAGGAGGACGAGCGCATCGTCGGCCACGCGGCGGACCTCTACCACCGCAACGACATCCGCAAGACCTCGCGCCACCTCGTCGTCCGCGACGGCGAGCGCGTCATCGCCGACACCCACCGTCCGGTCGTGCTGTACGAATCGGGTTTCGCGCCGCGGTGGTACGTGCCGCGCGAGGACATCGACGAGACGGCACTGGCGCACGTCGACACCCAGACGTTCTGCCCGTACAAGGGCATTGCGAGGTACTACGACATCGGCACGCACGCCGGCGCCGCCTGGTCCTACGAGCACGCCTGGACCGAGGTCGAGCGCGTGTCGGGGATGGTCTCGTTCGAACCGGACAAGATCGAGGTCTACCTCGACGGTGAGCGCCTCGCCCTGGAGCCGGGCCAGACCGTGATCGCCCACGGTGTCGACCGCGGGCTCGACACCGACGAAATCCTCAAGCGCGCCTCCGCCTGAAAAACCCCACACAGCGGCAGCGAAGGAGCCATCATGACCAGCCGCGAAGGGCGCAAGGTTCTCGTCGTCGGCCGCGGCAGCGGTACCGCCCGCGCGGTCGCTCTCGGGGCGCGCGCCGCCGGTGCCGAGGTCGTCGTCGCCGGCCACGATGCCGAAGCACTCGAGAAGGCCTACGCCGACGATCCCGGCATCACCGCCGAGCCGGTCGACCTCACCGACGAGCAGAGCGTCGTCGCCCTCGCCGACCGGCTCGGCACCGTCGACCACGTCGTGTCCACCGCGTCGGCGCGTGCCCGCGGCACGGTCGGCGACCTCAAAGCAAGAGACGGTGCTGCTTTCGTTCAGCACCAAGGTCGTCGGCCCGCTGCTGCTTGCGAAGCACCTCGCCCCGCGCATGCCCGCCGACGGCTCGTTCGTCCTGTTCTCCGGTGCCACCGCGCGCAAGCCGGCGATCGGCATGCTCGCCGTCTCGGCCACCAACGGCGCCGTCGACGCGCTCACGAGGGCGCTCGCCGTGGAGCTCGCGCCGATCCGCGTGAACGCCGTTTCGCCGGGCACCATCGACACCGGCGCGTACGACGCGCTGGGCGAGGACAAGAAGGCGGCACTGTTCGCTCGGCGTGCCGAGACCAACCCGGCCCGTCGCATCGGGGCGGCCGAAGACGTGGCACAAGCGGTTCTGTTCGCGCTCACCACCACGTTCCTCACCGGCGCGTCGCTGCCGGTCGACGGCGGCGAACCGCTCGTCTGAGTCTTACCGATCCCGAACGAAGTGCGGAAACCGGCGGAAACCGTGCTTAGGTGGTACCGCCCTTGCTGCAGGAGGTGGACTCATGACCGCGATGGTGCTGTCGGTCAACGTCGGGCTGCCGAAGGAGGTGTCCTGGGAGGGCAGGACTGTCCACACGGGAGTGTGGAAGCGTCCGGTCGGGGGGCCGGCGATGGTGCGGCGGTTGAACATCGACGGTGACGGGCAGGGGGACACGGCCGGTCACGGTGGTGAGCAGCGGGCGGTGTTGGTGTATCAGCTCGGCTCGTACCGGCATTGGGAGAGGTATTTCGGCCGTGGGGGGCTGGAGTACGGGTCGTTCGGGGAGAACTTCACCGTCGAGGGCCTGGCGGATGACGAGGTGTGCATCGGGGATCGTTATCGCATCGGTGAGGCCGAGTTCGAGGTGACGCAGCCGCGGGTGACGTGTTATCGCGTCGGCCTGCGGATGGGGGAGCCGGAGTTGCCGGCGTTGCTGGTGGCCCACCACCGGCCCGGGTTCTACTTCCGGGTGCTGCGCGAAGGCCACGTCTCGGCGGGCGACGAGATCGTCAAGACCCGCACGGGCCCCGGTGCGCTGAGCGTGGCCGACACGGATGCGTTGCTGTACCTGCCGGGCAAGGACCGGGAGAAGCTCAAGGTTGCCGCCGAGATCCCGGCGCTGAGCCCGGGCTGGCGGCAGTCGTTCGAGGATCTGCTGGCCGTGGACGCGGAGTCGGCGGGCCCGGCGTGGGACGGGTTCCGGCGGCTGCGGGTGACCGCGGTGGAGCCCGAAAGCGCCACGGTGTCGTCGGTGTATCTCGAAGCCGCGGACGGCGGTGCGCTGCCTGCGGCGCGCGCGGGCCAGTACCTGACGGTCCGCGTCGCGGGCGCTGCGCAACCGGCGCCGGTGCGCAGCTACTCGCTCTCGTCCGCGCCGGGGCCGGACGGTTACCGGATCAGTGTCAAACGCGAAGGTGTGGCGAGCACGTACCTCACGACACAGGTGCCGGCCGGCGCGGTGCTGGACGTCGCGGCCCCGCGCGGGGACTTCGTGCTCGGCGACGGCACCGGTCCGGTGCTGCTGGTGTCGGCGGGCATCGGCGTCACCCCGGTGCTGGCGATGCTGTACGACCTGGCGGCGCGCGGCAGTGCACGCGAGGTGTGGTGGATCCACGGCGCCCGCGGACCGGAGGAGCACCCGCTCGCCGACGAAGCGAGCGAACTGGTGGCGTCCCTGCGCAACGGATGCTCACACGTGTTCTACAGCCGGGCGACCGAGGCCGAACGCGGGTTGGCCGGCGCCCGGGCGGGCCGGCTGAGCAAGGACGCGCTGGCCGAGCTCGGCGTGCCCGCCGACGCCACCGCCTACGTCTGCGGCCCGGCCGCGTTCATGACCGACATGACCGCCGCGCTGACCTCGGCCGGACTCGACCCGGCGCGGATCCACACCGAACTGTTCGGCGCGCTCGACGCCATCAACCCCGGGCTCGTCGGGCAGACCACCCGCCCACCCCACCCACCGGCCGGGCCGCCCGGCACCGGACCCGTCGTGACCTTCGCCCGCAGCGGCGTCGCCGCCCCCTTCCCCGGCGGCAGCCTGCTCGAATTCGCCGAAGCCTGCGACGTGCCCGCCCGCTGGAGCTGCCGCACCGGCGTCTGCCAGACCTGCCTCACCCCCGTGCTGTCCGGCTCGGTCGACTACGCACCGGCACCACTGGAGCCACCGGCCGCGGGCCAGACCCTGCTGTGCTGCTCCACCCCCCACACCGACCTCGTCCTGGACATGTGAAAGGAAATCCTCCGATGAACTGGGCTCTCGAAGTCCTCACCCTGTCGGTCAGCGATGTCGACAAGGCGCTCGAGTTCTACACCGACCGCGTCGGCTTCACCCTCGACGTCGACTACCAGCCGCGCGACGGCTTCCGCGTCGTCCAGCTCACCCCGCCCGGCTCGGCCTGCTCCATCCAGCTCGGCGCCGGCCTCACCGACGCCGCCCCCGGCTCGGCGCGCGCCACCTATCTCGCCGTCACCGACGCCGAGGCCGCCCACCGCGAGCTGACCTCCCGCGGCGTGGCCCCCGGTCCGCTTCGCCACAAGAAGGACGCCGACACCTGGCAGGGTGACTGGGAACCCGGCCTCGCGCCGGACCGCCGCGACTACGCGAGCGCGTTCGACTTCGCGGACCCGGACGGCAACACGTGGGTCGTGCAGGAGATCGGGTACCGGCCGGCTGCGTAGGGTGCGCGGGGACGAGGTTCTCGTGTCCCGCTGCTGTCCGCCGTCCCGCTCGTCGGGAGCGTCGGTTGATGTTCCGCTCGGCCCGGCGACCAATGCCGACGGTCTGCTGGTGCTGCCCGGCGGCGCGTTCCGGATGGGCACGGACGACGCTGACGGGTTTCCCGATGATCGTGAGGGGCCGGTGCGTGAGGTGACCGTGGAGCCGTTTGCGATCGACGCGTTCGCGGTGACGAACGCGCGCTTCGCGGAGTTCGTGGACGCGACCGGCTACCGAACCGATGCGGAGAAGTTCGGTTGGACGTATGTGTTCGCGAAGTTCGTGCCGTCGGCGTTGCGCAAGGGGGCGCCGCGGCCGCAGCAGACGCCGTGGTGGATCGGTGTTTCGGGCGCGTACTGGCGGGCGCCGGAGGGGCCGGGCAGCGACGTTTCGCTGCGGCAGGACCACCCCGTGGTCCACGTGTCCTGGACCGACGCGCTCGCTTATTGCGCCTGGGCCGGGCGTCGGCTGCCGAGTGAGGCCGAGTGGGAGTACGCCGCGCGCGGTGGGCTGGACCAGGCCCGGTTCCCGTGGGGTGACGAGCTGACGCCGGGCGGGGAGCACCGGTGCAACATCTGGCAGGGCCGCTTCCCGGTGCACAACACGGAAGAGGACGGCCACGTCGGCACCGCCCCGGTGGATGCGTTCCAGCCCAATGGGTTCGGTCTCTACAACGTGTCGGGCAACGTGTGGGAGTGGTGCGCCGACTGGTTCGGCACCGGCAACCGCTCGATGCGCGGCGGCTCGTACCTGTGCCACGAGTCCTACTGCAACCGCTACCGCGTCGCCGCCCGCACCGGCAACACCCCGGACAGCTCCAGCGGCAACACCGGCTTCCGCACCGCCGCCGACATCTGACAGTGACAATGGGTGCGGGGTCATCCGCCCGAGTTGATCCGTTGTCTGACCGACCTTGGTGTCTTTGCTGAGCTACGTCGCTCGGTGCGGTGGCTCCGCCCGCACGTCACCTGCTGAGCGGCGTGACCTGAGTGGAGCCTGGCTGGAGGCGCCCCGGCAGTGTCTTGTCCGCCCGTTGCGGTGGGTGCCGTGCCACCACCGGATGAGGGAGACGGGGGCCGAGGTGGCGACTGACCGCAGGCGACCACCTCGACCGGCTCCACAGCGACCCCGAATAATCAAACCGTTCGTCGCCCGCGAGATCCGGCACGCCCTCCCGGCTTGAGGATCCAGAGGAGCAACTCAGGCGCCCAGGTACGCCATGACGCCGGCCGGGTCGGGTGCGAAGTGCACGAGCTCGTCGAGCGGGAGCGGCAGGAAACCGTCGTCGTCCATGCGGCGCAGCTGCAGGATCAGCCCGTCGTAGAAGCCTTCGGTGTTGAGCAGCACGATCGGTTTGCGGTGCAGGCCGTGCTTCTTCAGTTCCAGCACCTCGGTGACCTCGTCGAGGGTGCCGAGACCACCGGCCAGCACGACGACCGCTTCCGAACGCGACAGCAGCAACGCCTTGCGCTCGGCCAGGTCCGCCGTGATCACCATCTCGTCGGCGTTCTTCCGGGCCTTGCCCCGGAACAGCTCGACGGAGATCCCGACCAACCGCCCGCCCGTCGCCTGTACCTCGTCGGCGACGACCTTCATCAGGCCCGTGTCCGAGCCACCCCACACCAGCGTGTGCCCGCCCTTGCCGAGCAGCTCCGCGAACTCCCGCGCGGGCCCGGTGTAGCGCTCGTCGAGGTCGGCGGCCGACAGGAAGACGCACACGTTCATGGTCCGCGACTATAGGGTCAGCCGACCCGGTACCGGGCCACCGCGTCGGTGTCCCAGTCGACGCCAGTGCCCGGGTGGTCGGGTGGAGTGGCGCACCCGTCGACGATGGCCAGGGGCTCGCGCAGGATCGGGGCGGCCCAGTCGACGTACTCGAGCCAGTGGGCGGTCGCCGACGCGGCCAGCAGGTGGGCACTGACCTCCGGGTAGAGGTGTGACGACAGCGGGATCCCGTGTGCGTCCGCCAGCGCGGCGGCGTCGCGCCAGCCGGTGACGCCGCCGATGCGGTCGAGGTCCGGCATCACGAGGTCGCACGCGCCGTGGGCCAACGCGGTGGCCATCGCGCGCGGACCTGCCAAGTTCTCGCCGAGCTGCACGGGCGTGTGCACCGCGGCGGTCAGCTGGGCGGCGGCCGCGTAGTCGTCGTGGCGGACGGGTTCTTCGAACCACGCCAGGCCTTCGTGGTCGAGAGCGCGGCAGCGGGCCAGCGCGTCCGGCAAGTCGAGAGCCTGGTTGTAGTCGGCCATCAGCCCGACGTCAGGGGCCAGCGCCGCCCGGACGGCGCGCACGGCGGCCAGGTCGTCCGCCGCGGAGCGGCCGAGGCGCATCTTCACGGCCGGGAAGCCCTCTGCCGCGAGTTCGACCGCTTCCGCAGCCGCCGCGTTCGGGGTGATGAGGCCCAGGCCGTTGCTGTTGTACGCCGGGGTCGGCCGCAGGTCCGCGCCGAGCAGGCGGGCGAGCGGCAGGCCCGCGGCGATCGCCAGCGCGTCCCAGCACGCGGTGTCCACGAGCGACACCACGGCCCCGACCAGCCCGCGCACGCCGAGCAGCTTGAACTTCGCCTCGAGCGCGGACCGCACGGCCGCCGGGGCAGCCGCGACGCCGGCCAGCACACCGTGTGCCTCCCGCACCAGCGCGAGCGCCGCGTGCCCGGCGGATTCGAGGTAGCAGAACAGGTACGCCCGCCCGGTCACGCCGTCGGTGGTGTGCAGGTCGAGCAGCAGCAGCGGCGCATCCGTGACGCGCGCGGCGCTGGTGCCGAGCGGCCGGCGCATCGGCACCTTGACCATCGTGGCCTCGACCGACCTGACGGTGTCACTCATGGCGGCCCTCGGCGTGCACGGCGAGCAGGTCGGTGATCGCGCGGTTGCACGGCGTCGGCACGCCCAGCGCCTTGCCGCGCTCGACGACGTCGCCGCTGAGCCACGTGACCTCGAGCCGGTTGCCGCGTTCGAGGTCGTGGTGCATCGACGAGGTCATGCCCTCGGGCACGCTGTCGGTGAAGGCGAGCCGGTCGTCGGCGTAGTCCTCGGGCAGCGCCACGCCCTGGGCGCGCGCGACCGCGACGACCTCGGCCAGCACGTCGTGCAGGAACGCCCGCGATCGGGGGTTCGCACGGATCGGCCCGATCGGCGTGCGCACCGTGGTCGTGGTGCCCGAAAGGCCGACGAGGAACACGAACTTCTCCCAGATCGTCTGCTCGATCCGGTCGCTGACCTCCACGTCGATGCCACTCTCGGCGCACGCGTCGCGGAACTGCCGCACCCGCGCGGACGGGGTGCCGTCGTACTCGCCGAACACCAGCTTCTGCAGGGAGCCGGTGTGCCTGATGACGCCGGGTTCGGCGATCGTCGCGGCGATGTAGCAGACGCCGCCGATCACGTGCTGCGGGCCGAGTACGCGGCGCAGGATGTCGTCCTTGACCACGCCGTTCTGGAACGACACCACCCCGGTGTCCTCGGTCAGCAGCGGTTTGATCAGCTCGGCCGACGACTCGGTGTCCCACAGCTTCACGCCGAACAGCACGAGGTCCGCGGGCTCGAGCGTCGACGGGTCGTCGGTCACGTCGATAGTGGGCAGGTGGAAGTCGCCGAGCGGGCTCTCCACGCGCAACCCGTTGACGCGCAACGCTTCCAGGTGCTTGCCGCGGGCGATGAAACTCACGTCGTGGCCGCCCTGGGCCAGCCGCGCCCCGAAGTAGCCGCCGACTCCTCCCGTGCCCATCACCACGACCCGCATGCGTCCTCCTTAGTTGAGCGCACGTACAAGTAACGTGCACTGGTTTTCTACCATGTCATGAAGCTGACGTCGATATTCCTGAATATCTGCTCTACAATTTTTTCCGTGGGACGGACACGCACCTTCGACGTCGGCGAAGCACTCGCCGCCGCACTGGACACTTTCTGGGAGCGCGGTTACGAGGCTACGTCGATCCAGGTGCTGTGCCAGGCCATGGACCTGCAGCCCGGCAGTGTGTACGCCGCCTTCGGCAGCAAGCGCGACCTGTTCGTGGCCGCCCTGAAGTCCTACGCGGAGACCGTGTCGGCCGAAGCGGTCGAGCGGATCAACACCGCGGCCAGTGGTGTCGGCGGCCTGCGCGACTACTTCGCGCACCTCGTCGACGCGATGGTCGACGGCCCGCGCCGCTGGGGCTGCCTCGTGACCAACTCACTCGTCGAACTCGCGGAACGCGACCCCGAACTGGCCGGGATGTTCGAGCAGCACCTGGCCAACCTGCGCACCAGCTTCGCGGGCGCGCTCGCGCG encodes:
- a CDS encoding ABATE domain-containing protein, whose protein sequence is MTGGPNLEDVQAAGFPMGGEPLVALDLADTVMTAVDPAVDLFEPAEQYEKWWRLQLPRLPEADLPAPAAARRLRAAIRDLLVAHLADRAPQAVSVEDLNAFASAVPRSSRLTRDTGGTLTATTRWHTEHGGNAALAAIADEAIALLSSPAQLEKLRRCANPACSMLFVAETKRRQWCTGNICGNRARVARHYRRTHAAS
- a CDS encoding ABATE domain-containing protein, encoding MNNRVGLEEMHRAGFPMGGEPLVALDLADTLAAESTPGDGELLTSPERSTAWWGLQLPSLPASPAPGLVPTLRLRAAIRELLEAHLDGRSPDPASVEEVNAVAASVPTSPRLGREPAAGSPSPEAELAAHTRWHTEHGGNVALAAVAREAIELFGDAGRLSRLRRCANPDCTMLFLATNRRRRWCAGSVCGNRVRVARHYRRTHVPQAGQEER
- a CDS encoding ABATE domain-containing protein — its product is MNQPRTRVTAQLRQLRFDAGARSLDLVATVGRRPSVHIERLEDVSRLETWAEGVGLPLLPGEATAAALADVVRLREAVFAVVTAVLDDAPVPAEAAALVTEYAAIELAAPQLELTRDGHLVPGPRRRTARELLATTARDAIDLVTDPARRDRLRACDSPLCRMLFLDVPGGRPRRWCSMQRCGNNSKAAAFRERDRRS
- a CDS encoding IniB N-terminal domain-containing protein, translated to MDAVQNLHEFAMTLLSDPQAAAAYAANPQGLLDTAGLADVSPADVQDIMPLLADTAPLAAAPSLPVFGNVLEHAAAERADLPNPTGIVSDLPNLSGVFEAVSDVADETGLNTAAHEVLGTASGVVDGVAGAVNGVPVAGPVVAAGAIDLENTVAAVGDHLWDGKLVGAAVDATTNHLGDALMPQAAVAAVNTVPVVGGPVSGLVEDVRETGAGLLGHVNEAIGSTPVGLHGDERADFGAAGDLSGTLDNAVHAVPAAAALPALPAVPAVPAVPAVPALPDAPHAVGSVTHTLSAAVPQVPVAGGAVHHVLDTVGHADTAGIQHTPIADVADATHSGSLLSGVESHAQDLTHGLDLHAAGDALGGHDLPLH
- a CDS encoding MFS transporter, which codes for MSPWSRVGAAVLAVGWGANQFSPLLIVYRDQEHLSPTVVTAIFGAYVVGLIPALLLGARFSDRFGRRRIMRPVLVLSAVASLILLLGAGSIWLLALGRLVAGVASGAAFGPGSAWIKELSTDAGPGAGARRAAISLSAGFGSGPLVAGALAQWLPAPAVVPYVVHIVVTVVVGVLAWHVPETVTGAGKPGARQRALKHALTSREFLRRIVPSAPLVFAVATTSFAVLPALLPVPVAPVASSGAIAGLTLGSGLLVQPVARALERRRSPFVLSCGLALTVLGFLLAALSTALGQALLTLPAAVVLGAAYGMLLVGGLSRVEALAEPSDLAGVTAVFYCLAYLGFAAPYLFAAVDVVVPAPAAFVVAAAVAAVLIAVTAPVRRLSGRIS
- a CDS encoding pyridoxamine 5'-phosphate oxidase family protein — protein: MTEQAIAAGFHPGELSVQRQAGLEYEAARLEGMLAPAHLSRGAGGFLAQREFAAVTARAADGTLWTAPLLGRAGFLEGFDTTLVVHTRPAAGDPLHELPAGQAAGLLAVEFATRRRLRVNGTVVAVGEGGFLVDVEQAYGNCPSYIQQRRLAIDPGRRTVDVERSDALTAAHRELIRHADTFLLGTTHPTRGADTSHKGGEPGFVRVDGADLWWPDYAGNNMFNSLGNIASDPEASLLFVDFTTGSALQLTGTATLEWVTQGTAGEDDATGRRVRFHPAQMVSQKGLALHSSGVVPSPHNPHVTA